A part of Patescibacteria group bacterium genomic DNA contains:
- a CDS encoding glycosyltransferase yields MRKLSIIIPIYNEEKTLPELLKRVFNVRIPDWEIEVVAVDDASTDKTSDILTANASELKIFRHAQNKGKGTSVQDGLALATGDFLIIQDADLEYNPAEIPELLKFATDDNTIVYGSRNLHNVKRRGFYVQRLGTWVTTKLINVLYGAGFTDVWTCYKIFPARAKQFYSGKRFEGDIAFIVQTLRAGFRVLEVPISHAPRSVGEGKKIRYRDGIEAILLIIKDRLGHLKKEAAKQAKDTLRLIVDPVDHQPLKKEGNFLVAQNGKKYPVDNSGRPFLISETSREQFKEEHESGINWLKSFFKQWPLLYYAIWHFFCPVLMLVNGPRKIRKYLPENTLTLDVGSGPERIGKEFINIDIFPFPEVDIVADASALPFADNSIPALVSESVLEHVADPNVVASEMIRILKPGGYLYISAPFIHPYHASPDDFNRWTTSGLRHLFKEMEIVETGVRSGPFSALLMFKAYWFGVILSFGSKKAAPFITHFLMLFMGPFKFFDFLFFWMPGADAVACHLYVIAKKKI; encoded by the coding sequence ATGCGTAAGCTTTCAATCATAATTCCGATCTATAACGAAGAGAAAACCTTACCCGAACTTTTGAAGCGGGTTTTCAACGTCCGTATTCCAGATTGGGAAATCGAAGTGGTGGCGGTGGATGATGCGTCAACGGACAAGACTTCAGACATTCTCACCGCCAACGCCTCGGAACTAAAAATTTTTCGTCACGCGCAAAACAAAGGCAAAGGAACTTCTGTTCAGGATGGGTTGGCGCTTGCTACTGGAGATTTTTTAATCATTCAAGATGCCGATCTCGAGTACAATCCAGCGGAAATTCCAGAGCTTTTAAAATTTGCGACGGATGACAACACAATTGTTTACGGTTCGCGCAATTTGCACAACGTGAAGCGTCGTGGGTTTTATGTGCAACGTTTGGGAACTTGGGTGACGACTAAATTGATAAATGTACTTTACGGAGCCGGATTTACCGACGTTTGGACCTGCTACAAAATTTTCCCCGCTCGAGCCAAGCAATTTTATTCTGGTAAAAGATTTGAAGGGGACATTGCGTTTATTGTGCAAACGCTTCGCGCTGGTTTCCGCGTACTTGAAGTTCCAATCTCTCACGCTCCGAGAAGTGTTGGGGAAGGGAAGAAGATTCGCTATCGCGACGGCATCGAAGCGATACTTTTAATTATTAAAGATCGTTTGGGACATTTAAAAAAAGAAGCTGCTAAACAGGCGAAGGACACACTCAGGTTGATTGTTGATCCGGTTGATCATCAGCCGTTAAAAAAAGAAGGTAATTTTTTGGTTGCTCAAAACGGTAAAAAATATCCGGTAGATAATTCTGGTCGGCCATTTTTAATCTCAGAAACTTCTCGTGAGCAATTTAAAGAAGAGCATGAAAGTGGCATCAACTGGCTGAAATCTTTTTTCAAACAGTGGCCGCTTTTGTATTATGCGATCTGGCATTTTTTCTGCCCGGTGTTGATGTTGGTCAATGGCCCGAGGAAAATTAGAAAATATTTGCCCGAGAATACTCTGACTCTCGACGTCGGGTCTGGTCCTGAAAGAATCGGTAAGGAATTTATCAACATCGATATTTTTCCATTTCCTGAAGTTGATATTGTGGCTGATGCTTCTGCGCTACCTTTTGCTGACAATTCTATTCCCGCGCTTGTGTCGGAATCTGTGCTCGAACACGTGGCAGATCCAAACGTCGTAGCTTCGGAAATGATTCGTATTTTAAAACCCGGAGGCTACTTGTATATAAGCGCGCCGTTTATTCACCCGTATCATGCCTCGCCAGATGATTTTAATCGTTGGACGACAAGTGGTCTCAGGCACTTATTTAAAGAAATGGAAATTGTTGAAACAGGAGTTCGTTCCGGTCCTTTTAGCGCGCTCCTTATGTTTAAAGCTTATTGGTTCGGTGTCATTTTATCTTTTGGTTCTAAAAAAGCCGCGCCATTTATTACACACTTCTTAATGCTTTTCATGGGCCCGTTTAAATTTTTTGATTTTCTGTTTTTTTGGATGCCCGGAGCGGATGCTGTGGCGTGTCATTTATACGTTATTGCCAAGAAAAAAATATAG
- a CDS encoding glycosyltransferase family 39 protein, translating to MNFRAFFQKHKAYMIIFSIAVALRLGLFFVYLNFNHGDFIGTVRGADGYFEISENLIAGNGYSESAQAPFVPNAMRPPAWIVTMALIAKIFHSYVPVYIFQLILSSLIPILGMYLAGKIFPSRYTWLVGLFLALEPAAIYSSTMVVSETSFTFLFLLFLVFIFRYLDSQATKSIALAGFFLGLSILIKPTVQFLPIIIPVLLLLHYRKQLSLRFFKQLLCFVFVVALVLLPWVLRNKKEFGVWGLTAQPAYNLYTVLVPTVLSIDKGTSYESELSAIPIVDEVPGGPADLSNSRFYTDKSVAVLMQHKVALLKSMGISMVTFFTHDHMLTVLGYGGISIPNVLHKPALVLLLTDPLELARDILMYASSPGIFVLLVRLFWIAITLLFFAGAALYLYKEKFSPFAYTGLIMVAYFAVLTSANGFGMNGRFRIPVNVFIFTFAVYGFVVLRRCLIKKWFPNA from the coding sequence ATGAATTTCAGGGCTTTTTTCCAAAAACACAAGGCTTATATGATAATTTTCAGTATTGCGGTTGCTCTTCGGTTAGGGCTTTTTTTTGTGTATTTAAATTTCAATCACGGCGACTTTATTGGAACGGTTCGCGGTGCGGATGGCTATTTCGAAATTAGTGAAAATTTAATCGCGGGTAATGGCTATTCAGAATCTGCACAAGCCCCGTTTGTGCCAAACGCTATGCGTCCACCAGCATGGATTGTCACAATGGCGTTGATCGCTAAAATTTTTCACTCGTATGTGCCGGTGTACATTTTCCAACTCATCCTTTCGAGCCTCATTCCGATTCTTGGGATGTATCTCGCAGGAAAAATTTTCCCAAGCCGGTACACGTGGCTCGTTGGTCTTTTTCTGGCGCTTGAGCCAGCAGCTATTTATTCTTCCACCATGGTGGTTTCAGAAACCAGTTTTACCTTTTTATTCTTGTTGTTTTTGGTTTTTATTTTTAGATATTTGGATTCTCAAGCTACTAAATCAATTGCGCTCGCCGGGTTTTTCCTGGGACTTTCAATTTTGATTAAGCCGACGGTGCAATTTTTGCCGATTATCATTCCGGTTTTGTTATTGTTGCATTACCGAAAACAATTGTCGCTCCGGTTTTTCAAACAGTTACTCTGTTTTGTTTTTGTTGTTGCTTTAGTTCTTCTGCCTTGGGTGCTCAGAAATAAGAAAGAGTTTGGGGTGTGGGGTTTGACTGCTCAGCCCGCGTACAATCTCTACACTGTGCTTGTGCCTACCGTGCTTTCGATCGACAAGGGGACGAGTTATGAATCTGAGCTCAGCGCAATTCCAATCGTCGATGAAGTTCCCGGTGGTCCAGCCGATCTTTCTAATTCACGTTTCTACACTGACAAGTCGGTGGCGGTTTTGATGCAACATAAAGTGGCACTTTTGAAATCTATGGGCATTAGCATGGTGACTTTTTTTACGCACGATCACATGCTCACGGTGCTTGGGTACGGAGGAATTAGTATTCCAAATGTGTTGCACAAGCCGGCGCTGGTTTTGCTTTTGACCGATCCGCTCGAATTAGCGCGGGATATTTTGATGTACGCGAGCTCTCCCGGAATTTTTGTGCTTTTGGTGCGATTATTTTGGATTGCAATTACACTATTATTTTTTGCCGGCGCCGCGCTGTATTTGTATAAGGAAAAATTTTCTCCGTTTGCCTATACGGGACTTATAATGGTAGCCTATTTTGCAGTCCTCACCTCAGCCAACGGCTTTGGCATGAACGGGCGTTTCCGGATTCCGGTGAATGTTTTTATATTTACTTTCGCGGTCTACGGGTTTGTAGTATTACGTCGTTGTTTGATTAAGAAATGGTTTCCAAATGCGTAA
- a CDS encoding GtrA family protein produces the protein MLKKLETSVWNFLQTLSPKVHSILFKRRTVIAFIFSGGAAFVTDTSTLYVCKDFLGMSLVPAVSAGFLVGFCVSFTLQKFWAFEDTSVDRVHAQATWYFLVALANYFVTAALMYVLVEVLHLWYIFSKLLVTIGIACVTFFIYRLFIFKRTK, from the coding sequence ATGCTCAAGAAGCTCGAAACAAGCGTCTGGAATTTTCTGCAAACGCTTTCGCCAAAAGTTCACAGTATTCTTTTTAAGAGACGAACCGTTATTGCTTTTATTTTTTCTGGTGGAGCGGCTTTTGTAACTGACACGAGCACACTCTACGTTTGTAAAGATTTTTTGGGTATGTCTTTGGTGCCGGCAGTCAGTGCCGGGTTTCTTGTTGGATTTTGCGTCAGCTTTACGCTACAAAAATTTTGGGCTTTTGAAGACACATCTGTCGATCGAGTTCATGCTCAGGCTACGTGGTATTTTTTAGTCGCGCTCGCCAATTATTTTGTGACAGCCGCCTTGATGTACGTTTTAGTTGAAGTGTTGCATCTTTGGTATATTTTCTCAAAGTTACTTGTGACTATAGGAATTGCCTGTGTCACTTTTTTTATTTATCGTCTTTTTATTTTCAAACGGACAAAGTAA
- a CDS encoding glycosyltransferase, protein MTKVLSISSDRKIFEEGSAVRARMVEYAGLFEELHIVVFSTRRTDHGTQTTEHKIQIAPNCTIYRTNSWNRWFYIFDAIWIGKRIIRNSKFLIPNSVITGQDPFETGYVAMKIATRFKLPLHIQIHTDFLNPYFKRASFLNRVRVLIARRVLPKANAIRVVSQRIFNSLKELRIRNFELRTKILPIFTDVEKLRSAEPSFSLQQKYSHFGFIILVVARLTYEKNVQFALRILKKLVKKYPTTGLVIVGDGPLKRSLQLQANSLQLSKNVVFEGWQHDTISYYKTANLYLQTSLYEGFGLALFEAVASGCPAVSSDVGIAPELLNHKGHSFDCPVNDLNCFVSTISQLIEDNQLRTFYALQIAPHAVDELAKTKEQYLHEYKNSIEGAYQSN, encoded by the coding sequence ATGACCAAGGTTTTATCAATAAGCAGTGATCGGAAAATATTTGAAGAGGGAAGCGCAGTTCGCGCGCGGATGGTTGAATATGCGGGGCTTTTTGAGGAACTTCACATCGTTGTATTCTCGACGAGGAGAACAGACCACGGAACACAGACCACGGAGCATAAGATACAGATCGCTCCTAATTGTACGATATATCGTACAAATTCTTGGAATCGATGGTTTTATATTTTTGACGCCATTTGGATTGGGAAGCGTATTATTCGTAATTCGAAATTCCTAATTCCTAATTCCGTTATTACAGGGCAGGATCCTTTTGAAACCGGTTACGTGGCGATGAAAATTGCCACGCGGTTCAAGTTGCCACTGCACATTCAAATTCACACTGATTTTCTTAATCCGTATTTTAAAAGAGCCTCTTTTCTCAATAGGGTGCGTGTTTTAATTGCAAGGCGCGTGTTGCCCAAAGCGAATGCCATTCGTGTTGTTAGTCAAAGAATTTTCAATTCTTTGAAAGAATTACGAATTAGGAATTTCGAATTACGAACTAAGATACTGCCGATTTTTACGGACGTTGAAAAACTTCGAAGCGCCGAACCAAGTTTCAGTCTCCAGCAAAAGTATTCCCATTTCGGTTTTATTATTTTGGTAGTGGCTCGGTTAACGTATGAAAAAAATGTTCAGTTTGCTCTGCGAATTTTAAAAAAGTTGGTTAAAAAATATCCAACGACGGGACTGGTGATTGTTGGTGATGGACCACTGAAAAGAAGCTTACAGCTACAAGCTAACAGCTTACAGCTTTCTAAAAATGTGGTTTTTGAAGGTTGGCAACATGACACGATTTCCTATTACAAAACTGCCAATTTGTATCTTCAAACTTCTTTGTATGAAGGTTTTGGGTTAGCGCTTTTTGAAGCAGTGGCAAGTGGTTGTCCTGCCGTTTCATCTGATGTGGGCATCGCACCGGAACTACTTAATCACAAAGGTCACTCATTTGATTGTCCTGTTAATGATTTGAATTGTTTTGTTTCCACCATTTCGCAACTCATAGAAGATAATCAGTTGAGAACTTTTTATGCTTTGCAAATTGCACCGCACGCGGTGGACGAATTGGCAAAAACTAAAGAACAGTATTTACATGAGTACAAAAATTCAATTGAGGGGGCGTACCAATCGAACTAA
- a CDS encoding glycosyltransferase family 4 protein produces the protein MKILIATGIYPPDIGGPAQYSKNLETIFKKDGHTVAVKFFSFERRLPTGIRHAYFFFRILSAVFKTDVIFAFDTFSVALPTLLAARLLGKKCIVRTGGDFLWESFVERTGDLVLFRNFYTESVGKFSRKEKFLFSLTKFVLQKSNAVIFSTEWQKDIFQKAYQLHSAKLFVVENFYGPKEISHTPTDKNFIAGTRLLKWKNNTRLLEAFSKAKTHDDSISLDVRNATFEVFMDKISKAYAVILVSLGDISPNSILDSIRFNKPFILTRETGLHERITNCAIFVDPENIQEIAEKILWLSNPENYEAQKKKVEAFNFVHTWEDISREFLEISKKV, from the coding sequence ATGAAAATTCTCATTGCTACGGGTATTTACCCGCCAGATATTGGCGGTCCAGCACAATACAGTAAAAATTTAGAAACCATTTTTAAAAAAGATGGGCATACCGTTGCGGTAAAATTTTTCAGTTTTGAAAGACGATTGCCGACGGGTATTCGACACGCATATTTCTTTTTTAGAATTCTTTCCGCGGTTTTTAAAACGGATGTGATTTTTGCTTTTGATACGTTTAGTGTCGCCCTGCCAACGCTTTTAGCGGCGAGGCTTTTGGGGAAGAAATGTATCGTTCGGACTGGAGGAGATTTTTTGTGGGAATCCTTTGTTGAGCGGACGGGGGATTTGGTGTTATTCCGAAATTTTTATACTGAGTCGGTTGGGAAATTTTCTAGAAAAGAAAAATTTTTATTTTCTTTGACCAAGTTTGTATTGCAAAAATCAAATGCGGTTATTTTTAGTACTGAGTGGCAAAAGGATATTTTTCAAAAAGCCTACCAATTACATTCGGCAAAACTTTTTGTGGTGGAAAATTTTTACGGACCAAAGGAAATTTCACATACACCAACAGATAAAAATTTTATCGCTGGAACAAGATTGCTCAAATGGAAGAACAATACGCGACTGTTAGAAGCTTTTTCGAAGGCTAAAACTCACGATGATTCTATTTCGCTCGATGTCAGGAATGCCACGTTTGAAGTTTTTATGGATAAAATTTCTAAAGCCTACGCGGTTATCTTGGTTTCTTTGGGCGATATTAGCCCCAATTCGATTTTAGATTCGATTCGTTTCAATAAGCCTTTTATTTTGACACGCGAAACTGGTCTCCATGAACGGATTACAAACTGCGCCATTTTTGTCGATCCTGAAAACATTCAAGAAATAGCCGAAAAAATCCTGTGGCTTTCGAATCCTGAAAATTACGAAGCTCAGAAAAAAAAGGTTGAAGCGTTCAATTTTGTTCATACGTGGGAAGACATTAGCCGTGAGTTTTTGGAAATTAGCAAAAAAGTATGA
- a CDS encoding glycosyltransferase family 4 protein, which produces MNKTKRILIFSLVYYPRFIGGAEVAVKEITDRISPEEISFDMITLRKSAPKFERIGNVNVYRVGFGWRAGDNAFLAKFKIYKYFFPFFAFFKALSLHRKNHYDVIWSVMANYAGFGALFFKLCKPEIPFVLTLQEGDPISYIKRRVGLMYPIFKMIFTKANRIQTISHYLADFAREMGARTSPVVVPNGVDVRKFKVESEKLKVEERTRIRSEFRFGEDDTVIVTTSRLVVKNAVGDIIDALQYLPENVKFLIIGTGELHKSLKLQADSLKLHDRINFAGFISHENLPPYLWASDIFIRPSLSEGMGNSFIEAMAAGLPVIATPVGGILDFLKDGETGLFCEVGNPKSIALKVEKLMKDFESRKYIIDNALAMVEEKYDWSLVAKRMKEEVFEQV; this is translated from the coding sequence ATGAATAAAACGAAACGAATTTTAATTTTTTCTTTAGTCTACTATCCGCGATTTATCGGAGGGGCAGAAGTGGCAGTGAAAGAAATTACGGACAGGATTTCCCCCGAGGAAATTTCTTTCGACATGATTACGCTACGCAAGAGTGCGCCAAAGTTTGAACGGATCGGTAACGTCAATGTGTACCGAGTTGGTTTTGGCTGGCGAGCGGGGGACAATGCCTTTCTTGCTAAATTTAAAATTTATAAATATTTTTTTCCATTTTTTGCTTTTTTCAAAGCACTCTCGCTTCATCGAAAAAATCACTATGATGTCATTTGGTCAGTGATGGCCAACTACGCCGGATTTGGTGCGCTATTTTTTAAACTTTGTAAACCCGAAATTCCTTTTGTCCTGACGTTGCAGGAAGGCGATCCGATTTCCTACATTAAACGCCGCGTTGGTCTCATGTACCCGATTTTTAAAATGATTTTTACGAAAGCCAACAGAATTCAAACCATTTCACATTACTTGGCGGATTTTGCGAGGGAGATGGGGGCGCGGACGTCGCCAGTAGTTGTACCGAATGGCGTCGACGTCCGCAAGTTTAAAGTTGAAAGTGAAAAGTTAAAAGTAGAGGAACGAACCCGAATTCGCAGCGAATTTAGGTTCGGGGAAGATGATACCGTGATTGTCACAACATCACGCCTGGTGGTTAAAAACGCTGTTGGAGATATTATTGATGCGCTTCAGTATTTGCCTGAAAATGTAAAATTTTTGATTATTGGAACTGGAGAGCTTCACAAAAGCTTAAAGCTGCAAGCTGATAGCTTAAAGCTTCATGATCGAATAAATTTTGCGGGATTTATTTCTCATGAAAATCTGCCACCGTATTTGTGGGCGTCTGACATTTTCATCCGTCCTTCGCTTTCAGAAGGCATGGGTAATTCTTTTATTGAAGCTATGGCGGCCGGACTTCCAGTCATTGCCACTCCGGTCGGCGGCATATTAGATTTCTTGAAAGATGGCGAGACAGGACTATTTTGTGAAGTAGGAAATCCAAAAAGCATTGCGCTTAAAGTTGAGAAACTGATGAAAGATTTTGAATCAAGAAAATATATTATCGATAATGCCTTAGCAATGGTAGAGGAAAAATATGATTGGAGCCTCGTCGCAAAACGTATGAAAGAGGAAGTTTTTGAGCAGGTCTAG
- a CDS encoding type IV secretion system DNA-binding domain-containing protein translates to MSTDDNKVTYFAQTDSRNRRTPFGIKRKDRSRHTYVIGKTGMGKSTLLENMAIQDIQNGEGIAFIDPHGKTAELLLEYVPEHRIKDVLYFAPFDMDYPISFNVMEDVGPDKRHLVVNGLMSTFEKIWVDAWSARMAYILSNTLLALLEYPGSTLLGINRMLADKDFRKLVVANIKDPSVRSFWVDEFGKYTDKYAAEATPAIQNKVGQFTSNPLIRNIVGQPTSSFDMRKIMDEKKIMIINLSKGRVGEGNANLLGSMLITKIYLAAMSRADASEVELNKLPNFYLYVDEFQSFANKSFADILSEARKYKLNLTIAHQYIEQMEEEVRAAVFGNVGTMVTFRVGAYDAEVLEKEFAPQFTAEDLVNLGVYQIYLKLMIDSVGSAPFSATTMAPIEKPAVSHKDAIIASSRAQFGAPRAKVEEGIQTWHAPIVPVVVKKIEKPAEKIELKKEEPAKKPSTPAPVALPTISASGSKLKADLLALMPKLKPAILKPQIDSRPVRAVTPTTQAPVFSTPKKNPTLAVSNSPSPISLNQLKAGDQQKKPKTIGKENLDELRKALSSLLKAKEVPAEVVPQKSAAEKNSVQPTAARQEKVAEPKKVEEVPPQKEKKTKEVPESVLRDLLKVDHDERS, encoded by the coding sequence ATGTCCACCGACGATAACAAAGTCACGTACTTCGCTCAAACCGATTCGCGTAACAGAAGAACTCCTTTTGGCATCAAGCGCAAGGATCGATCTCGTCACACCTATGTCATCGGGAAAACCGGTATGGGTAAATCAACCTTGCTTGAAAACATGGCGATTCAAGATATTCAAAATGGTGAGGGAATTGCCTTCATCGATCCGCACGGCAAAACCGCCGAACTACTTTTGGAATATGTTCCTGAACATCGCATCAAAGATGTTTTATATTTCGCCCCGTTTGATATGGACTATCCGATTTCGTTCAACGTTATGGAAGATGTTGGTCCTGACAAAAGGCATCTCGTGGTCAACGGCCTCATGTCGACCTTTGAAAAAATTTGGGTGGACGCCTGGAGCGCCAGAATGGCGTACATTTTAAGCAACACGCTTTTGGCTCTTCTCGAGTATCCGGGTTCAACGCTTCTTGGTATCAACCGAATGTTGGCTGATAAAGATTTTCGTAAACTTGTGGTGGCCAATATCAAAGATCCGTCGGTACGCTCTTTCTGGGTAGATGAATTCGGAAAATATACCGACAAATATGCGGCAGAAGCCACGCCCGCTATTCAAAATAAAGTGGGGCAATTTACTTCAAATCCCTTGATTCGAAATATCGTCGGTCAACCGACCTCGAGTTTCGACATGCGAAAGATCATGGATGAGAAAAAAATCATGATCATCAACCTTTCAAAAGGAAGAGTTGGCGAAGGCAATGCCAATCTTTTGGGAAGCATGCTCATTACCAAAATTTATTTGGCCGCGATGTCGCGCGCTGATGCATCAGAAGTTGAACTCAACAAGTTGCCGAATTTTTATCTCTACGTCGACGAATTCCAATCATTTGCCAACAAAAGTTTTGCTGATATTTTATCCGAAGCTCGAAAATATAAATTAAATTTAACTATTGCCCACCAGTACATTGAACAAATGGAAGAAGAAGTGCGAGCGGCGGTGTTCGGAAACGTGGGAACGATGGTGACGTTTCGAGTCGGAGCCTATGATGCTGAAGTTCTCGAAAAGGAATTTGCGCCACAATTTACCGCGGAAGATTTGGTGAATCTTGGAGTGTATCAAATTTATCTTAAACTGATGATTGATAGTGTTGGTTCGGCTCCATTTTCGGCAACCACCATGGCGCCGATTGAAAAACCTGCCGTATCCCATAAAGATGCCATCATCGCTTCTTCGCGTGCTCAATTCGGAGCACCGAGAGCAAAAGTGGAGGAGGGAATTCAAACATGGCACGCGCCGATTGTTCCCGTGGTTGTGAAAAAGATTGAAAAGCCAGCGGAAAAAATTGAGCTTAAAAAAGAGGAACCAGCGAAAAAACCATCAACTCCAGCGCCTGTCGCGCTTCCTACCATTTCAGCTTCAGGCTCGAAGTTGAAGGCTGATCTTTTAGCTTTGATGCCGAAACTCAAACCCGCGATACTTAAACCACAAATTGACTCTCGACCAGTTCGGGCTGTTACTCCCACCACTCAAGCTCCAGTATTTTCTACACCTAAAAAAAATCCGACTCTTGCAGTTTCAAATTCACCGTCGCCGATTTCCCTTAATCAATTAAAGGCTGGTGACCAGCAAAAGAAACCAAAAACGATTGGCAAAGAAAATCTTGATGAATTACGAAAAGCGCTTTCATCGCTCCTGAAAGCTAAAGAAGTTCCTGCTGAGGTTGTTCCACAGAAAAGCGCTGCTGAAAAAAATTCCGTTCAACCTACCGCCGCGCGGCAAGAAAAAGTAGCTGAACCTAAGAAAGTTGAGGAAGTTCCTCCACAGAAAGAAAAGAAAACCAAAGAGGTTCCGGAAAGTGTATTGCGCGATTTGCTTAAAGTCGATCATGATGAGCGCTCATAG
- a CDS encoding putative glycoside hydrolase yields the protein MNRARQFKIAGKKMGISRARAAWFFVFAILVLAVFVLCYFILPSYLSTSVGLNVTRPVATSTSIIATAKDPKAEFVATHVPTPSSVKAIYMTSWVAGSKDLRSKLVNIIDTTEINSVVIDIKDYSGRIAFSPDDPYLKEIGAFENRIPDAREFIADLHRRGIYVIGRISTFQDAYLVKLKPTLAVKRESDGAVWKDYKGISWIDPGSKEEWKYITAIGAESYKAGFDELNFDYIRFPSDGNMKDIAYPYSGKNSKPTVLRDFFAYLNTHLKPMGAVLSADLFGMTTTNTDDLGIGQVLENALPYFDYVAPMVYPSHYPPTFMGFKNPADKPYEVVKFSMDAAVRRSIATTTKISFDGSAAIASTSPKLYPKEEFSQLKIRPWLQDFNLGATYTAEMVDKQIQATYDSGLNSWMLWNASNHYTVAALKVADAVSVNQ from the coding sequence ATGAACAGAGCCCGACAGTTTAAAATTGCAGGCAAGAAGATGGGAATTTCTCGAGCGCGCGCCGCGTGGTTTTTTGTCTTTGCAATTCTTGTGCTCGCCGTTTTCGTTTTGTGTTATTTTATTTTGCCAAGTTATTTATCAACAAGTGTTGGATTGAATGTGACTCGACCTGTCGCTACTTCCACTTCAATCATTGCTACTGCTAAAGATCCAAAGGCAGAGTTTGTTGCAACACACGTACCCACACCTTCCTCGGTGAAAGCGATTTACATGACCAGCTGGGTTGCCGGATCAAAAGATTTGCGAAGTAAGCTCGTCAATATTATCGACACCACCGAAATCAATTCTGTGGTGATCGACATTAAAGATTATAGTGGACGAATTGCATTCAGTCCCGATGATCCATACCTCAAAGAAATTGGCGCGTTTGAAAATCGTATTCCCGACGCCCGAGAATTTATTGCCGATCTCCACAGGCGGGGGATTTATGTCATCGGCCGAATTTCAACATTTCAGGATGCCTATTTGGTAAAATTGAAACCGACACTTGCAGTCAAGCGAGAAAGTGACGGTGCAGTTTGGAAAGATTACAAAGGTATTAGCTGGATTGATCCGGGATCAAAAGAGGAGTGGAAATATATTACAGCCATTGGCGCCGAATCCTACAAAGCTGGTTTTGATGAATTGAACTTTGATTATATTCGATTTCCATCTGATGGAAACATGAAAGATATCGCGTATCCGTACAGTGGCAAAAATTCTAAACCAACGGTCTTGAGAGATTTCTTTGCCTATCTTAACACTCACCTGAAACCGATGGGCGCTGTTTTATCTGCCGATCTTTTTGGTATGACTACCACCAATACAGATGATTTAGGAATCGGCCAAGTGCTTGAAAATGCTCTGCCATATTTTGATTATGTTGCCCCGATGGTCTATCCATCCCACTATCCGCCAACCTTTATGGGTTTTAAAAATCCGGCTGATAAACCGTACGAAGTGGTGAAGTTTTCCATGGATGCGGCAGTGAGGCGATCAATTGCAACGACGACAAAAATTTCTTTTGACGGATCGGCGGCCATTGCTTCTACCAGTCCGAAACTGTATCCTAAGGAAGAATTTTCTCAATTAAAAATTAGACCGTGGCTTCAAGATTTTAATTTAGGCGCGACCTATACGGCAGAGATGGTGGATAAACAAATTCAAGCAACGTACGATTCTGGTTTAAATTCTTGGATGTTGTGGAATGCTTCAAACCATTACACTGTCGCGGCGCTTAAAGTCGCCGACGCGGTGAGTGTCAATCAATAA
- a CDS encoding 4a-hydroxytetrahydrobiopterin dehydratase gives MTTSLEQKHCRACELGEGKLNHADIEAFMTHTPQWTVVKDHEIFRDFKFKNFAEALAFVNKVGALAESEGHHPDVSFGWGYVKITLSTHAVDGLSENDFILAVKIDTLENSR, from the coding sequence ATGACAACATCACTTGAACAAAAACATTGCCGAGCCTGCGAGCTCGGTGAAGGAAAACTAAATCACGCTGACATCGAAGCTTTTATGACCCACACGCCACAATGGACTGTGGTAAAAGATCACGAGATTTTTCGCGACTTTAAATTTAAAAACTTTGCTGAAGCGCTCGCCTTTGTAAATAAAGTTGGTGCGCTCGCCGAATCCGAAGGTCATCATCCGGATGTCTCGTTCGGTTGGGGCTACGTCAAAATTACCCTCTCAACTCATGCGGTAGATGGACTCTCAGAAAATGATTTTATTCTCGCGGTGAAAATAGATACACTAGAAAATAGTCGGTAG